The nucleotide sequence gttttgaaacttgaaaattcagctagaaagccgaaatttattcttctAGCCAATTTAAACACCCTACGAAGTCGACCGCaattggatttcaagtcgttttggagcctccagcgactgtttgaaatattatcgaagcctccagcagatttttgaaacttgaaattccgttagaaagccgaaattaaatctgcactccaatttcagcacactatcaagtcgacttcaggcgggttcaagtcattttggagcctctagcgactttttgaaaattcctggaacctccaggagatttttgagacatgaaattttcacattataTTAAATGGAgtgagaaagctgaaattttgttgcaatttcacgtttcaaaaaatctgctggaggctccagtaattttcaaaaactcgctggaggctccaaaactgcttgaaatccaccagtagtcGACTTGATGGGGTGCTGAAGCTGGAGTAgagcgtaaatttcggatttcctaCTCtgtctggtaaaattttatgaaaatttcgtgCATTGAAAATCCGTgaaaggctccagtaattttcaaaaactcgctggaggttccaaaacggcttgaaatccaccagcagtcgacttaaatagcgtgttgaaattagttcgcagtattaatttcggctttccaactgcatttgataaaatgttgaggaaatttcgagtttcgagaatctgctagaggctccagaactgctcaaaacggtgcATTATAAAAGATAGGATTTTTAAAACCCCTATAGCGAAGCATCTATGACCTTAAAAGCAAGCGGTGCTCGAGCACCTTTTGTAAgtaattgttaatttttttcatcatttttataccGTTGTGATACcataaaaaaactttaaaaaattttagatcaagattttcaattttttgcaaattgaaaaacatggaaatggaaaagtcaaaacattgaatttttcaaatttcgccaaaattatcGCGAAAAGTGTCTAGTTGGGGCTAATCTGACCCGTAGAAACCGATTCCAGGATCGGTTTTTTATTCGACCATCATTTACCATTGCACCTCTTTAAAACTTAAAATTCTACAGCtagaaaaatacgatttttggcattttaccCAATGGTTGCGAAAATAACGCTTACAGGAATAAATTGACATGCTGAACACGATTTCGTGTAGTTGTTGGTTTCTCTGTTCGACAATTTTTACCTCCTAAAACGGttaattcaaagtttgaatcgcGTTCCACGGACGCGAAAATCATCCTACACCAAAACTAACGCCAAATTCGTGTTCTACGACCCAAAATTAGAGTATTAAAGAGACGATATGTTTACTAGTTCgaaatttttgacccaaattagCGATATGTGTGAGAGACACCCTGTTTAGAACCCCTGCAGCATCCCTTTCCGTGGAccgaaattgacaaaaattctacCTTGAAATCTCCAAGCTTGGAGCTTTCATACAAGCTAAAGAGATCATTGAATTTTGCTCAACTTTGGGACcataatcaataatttttatcaccTAGGAGCATTGTCATAAAAACATTGGAAACTCACTCGATGATGATTTCTATGCCTCTATTGTGAATTCGAATACGTTATGGGCATGCTCGATGTAGGTACTGTCAAATCCATCGACACCGATGAAGATTTTTCTTCCACCTTCTCGTCATCATACCAAGGCCGTTCTCTGTAACTTTTCGGAGCGTTTCCTCGTCTGTCTAATCGATCTGGTTTTATGTATGGTCGTTTACCAAGCATATAGGGACCTTTGGTAGTAAACCTGGGTTTAAATTTGAACGGCGTTTTTGTCGTCTTTGGTTTTTCACTGGTTTCCTGCGGTGGTATCGTTTGTCTCTCCGATTTTATTTGTTGTAGTGGCTGAGAGGTGATTTCAGCTGTTTTCGAACCGGGCGTTTTTTCTCGATTTAATTTCGGTGTTGATTTTGTATTACCATTTTGTTTATTTGGAATCTCACTCGTCTTTCCTGTTGGATACGACGAACTTTTCTTCACGTATATTTCACGCCATTTaccatttgtttttttttgcttcaaaatgcgCCACATCCAATGCCAGATTAAAAACAAATAAGACAAGCAACAAAGACCCAGAAGCAAATAGGATATTAAACATAGTGGTTTATATTTTCTATAAACCCATTTGAAAAGTTCGTAAATCATGTCTTTCGTCTAATACTAGGTACAGTTGATGTTAAGAATGGCGACGTTTTATCACACGATTTGGCGCCGTCTTCAATAACGAAGTATTCTCGACTCCCTCAAGATTTAAGTGagtaatttcttttaaaaaatttaaacgaaaataTCCATTTTCAAATCTTATTGCTCCATTCACAGAAAAACTCTCTTTATCAAACATTGATAACtcttattttgtaattttttttcaattttttacagtcTGTGCGATGAGTCTGTGATATTTACGCCAAATGATGAGAAATAACTGGCTGAAAGAACGTTGTATTAAAACTTATCAGTTATCATGtgcgaaaaaattatactttcgaTTGTTGATTCTTcctcctttttttattttttgttttgaagatAAAGTATGTCGTAATATGATACAAATCAAAGTGAAAATGTggcttattgtttttttgtatgtttcgCCTCACATTGTACTAAATTATGCGTTAATTAATAATCCGGAATTGTTATCATCGTATGCTTTCAAAGACAaatatattaaatttttaagagACACTGTAAGTTGTTTTGGAAACACGTGAGTTGAATAGGTACCATATGCATACTGCATACTTTGTTTCATACCTAATTCTTTCATGTTttgtttcgaataatttttatttcatattttgagaatattttagGTAGGGACAAATTTTTCTTAGATAATTTTATCAAGGTATCATGTGCTGATAATACCAACGCAGcggttgaatttcatttcagaatACTGATTTAGATGATAATTGTCCCGGATTCAATTGTAATTCATCGGGGTTGAGTTCGGTGCAGATCAACGATATAATacaaaaggaaaataatttgagaaattcctaCGCCGAAGAAAGAAACATTACTAATCTATATTCTGtggtgagttgaaaaatgtcaaattttgctaatGAGTTTTCGAACCACATAGTACAATCTCGATCTATAATATATCCAGCATGAATTCAATACATACAAAAATCACTGACAGATGAGAAAATTAACCTATTCCattgcatttttaatgaaaattctcgcaaaaaaatctgaagcacacaagtcccccccccccaaaagatgtttttcttcaaaatcaaaaacaaacaaacaaacaaacaaacctATCATTGTATTTATCATTGATTTGAGagcttacctatatttttagtgcaaaatttgtaagtaatttttatcatctttgAACTATTAACTTTGTCTTTGTAGCTCCATACAAAGAACTAGTAGTTTTAACTACACAGAAAAGCAGGTGGTCTTCTGGAAACCTACACACAACAAGTAGAAAACTACTGTCAACTTGACTACCTACTAATTTTCTATTCGTTTTTTCTCCCATCTGGGAtatagaaagctgaattttgtaCGAAtccttgaaattttatgaactttcaaagggtccagaacagttcgaaaaattcaaaaccgttTCTAATGGATTCGaagggtcgaaaacagggttGATACCAAACTTAAGCTTTCATAGTCAATTgggtggaattttgattttttttttcaaaatattgagtCGGAGTCggagttgtttttcaaaaatttttcaaaaaatgtatgtagCTTGAAATTTgagctggtgatgtatttttgcatactCTTTAGATTCAACCTTTTCTGATTCGagaaattttctgtcaattggGATACCTCCCATGCTAGAATTATTCAAGTTTAGTCAAGTTTTGTAACCACTCGATTGTCATATCAttatgtacctaactacctaatTGTTTCTAATTCAACTCTAATTCTTGCACTTTTATTTTCTAttaagtacgtacctacctattttaaaaaaactcgttCAATTATTAGTACGTCGTAGGTATGATTTTTCacataaatttaaaagaaaatatgaaatatttcaagcagtgaatttttatctcaaattttatttacagaACTGGGATACACATTTGGCAGCACATGCTCAAGAACGAGTTCATTTGGGTTGTGTTTTACCAGGGACTGGAAATAAAGTGATTTACGAACGTGTAACAAACCAATGTAGGCATCTACATTGCTTTTATTAGGTAGTTTATTAGTACCTAATTACTACCTAAATTGTATACGAGTTATTATGACTGCTTTACAGGGTATCCCAAGAATTACACCCTATGGAATGGACAATCCAATCATTCATTGGAAGATTACCCAACTGCAGTAGAAGTGGTGATTGGATCTAGATCATTTCCTCTCAAAGAACAAGTCGATTTACAACATACGATCTCAGAATTCATCGAGACATTCAATAAAATgttagtatgtaggtacctacatattatattaGTACTATTACTTATAACTTAGGGtgtaattctatttttaaaaatatgtagttttactcgtatgtacatatttcaaagcAACCAACTCAACTGGCATAAATGtcttcagttcattttttttctggaaaagttGCATGCGGACACattctttccaaatttcaaaacaaactgACTTTATTTAATACTTTTTGGTTGCATCTGCATGTAACTTCCAAAAAGGAGAGGTATGATACATGTTGATGTCCACTTAATATGTTAACTAAagatattcttgaaaaatgtggaGGGTggacatttggaaaaaaatttctcctcttAAGGtttaagtaagtaatttcttttagaaatttaaactAAAATATTTTCCTTTGTTGCTTTtattaaaggaaaaaatttactacTTCAAAGCAGCGGGACAATGCATGACACGTTAAATAATTTCAAGccaacttgattttttccaaattacctAGACTGGTTGAAAATATTGCTAAATAGGTTTCCACAGTAcaattttcttgtgaaaaaatgattttttcagcaACAACAAGATTTTATCATTCCCTCTAAAGCATTTCTTCCCTTAGGTGTATGTGAGTAAtttcttttagaaatttaaacgaaaatattttccttCGTTGCTTTTattaaatattggaaaaaatttactactTCAAAGCAACGGGACAATGACACATTAAATAATTTCAagccaatttgaattttttttcaaattaggtatacctacttattacttACCTAGACTGATTGAAAATATTGCTGAATAGGTTTCCACAGTACAATtctcttgtgaaaaaaatgattttttcaccatactAGGATGTTCCAAATCCCTTTACTGAACACAGTAAGCGTGCTCCGAAGGTTTTTAAtgttgtacaattttttattattttccaaaaaaaaagtgataggAACCTA is from Planococcus citri chromosome 1, ihPlaCitr1.1, whole genome shotgun sequence and encodes:
- the LOC135831510 gene encoding uncharacterized protein LOC135831510 produces the protein MIQIKVKMWLIVFLYVSPHIVLNYALINNPELLSSYAFKDKYIKFLRDTNTDLDDNCPGFNCNSSGLSSVQINDIIQKENNLRNSYAEERNITNLYSVNWDTHLAAHAQERVHLGCVLPGTGNKVIYERVTNQWYPKNYTLWNGQSNHSLEDYPTAVEVVIGSRSFPLKEQVDLQHTISEFIETFNKIDNISNPLERRGGTVHMGCSYLVTANTSHNTDYMVCLYGFLYFDPDTAANKYKSEIGTPCSKCEFYKVIEEIPETHGQQWKCDRRYPFTCNNLSKRGTYDTIMNPNRFDCHRKIHSKLKKPLYLPSQEGLSPMNISRPIEYIRVSESGTGKRTPTIGGFFTLLCTILLIFLL